A single window of Sparus aurata chromosome 12, fSpaAur1.1, whole genome shotgun sequence DNA harbors:
- the marveld2a gene encoding MARVEL domain-containing protein 2 has translation MSYGGGFYGRTERVQQGPHYDQVPQGSLPRADFDDLPPLREQRAPRLAQSSDPLPPPPLPDQPPVGPEFDPSGSEDNADPDPDPALDIKPVHRFIPDSWKDFFRGSNRSSNKPWSMSASSQNNNNSTTEGVRCSPPASPSLPGSYRDPYGGSGGSYNSRKELLELRDAHESVSGRTYRTGLTYSERVEEYHQRYAYMKSWPGLLRILGCVELLLGAAVFACVCAYIHKDNEWFNMFGYSSPGGAYAGGLYGGGTGGSYYTGPKTPFVLVVAGLAWLVTVIMLVLGMTMYYRTILLDSSWWPLTEFTINLALAVLYLSAGIVYVRDTTRGGLCSYPVFNNGINGAFCRTEAGQTAAIIFLFVTMVVYLIGAMVCLKLWRHEAARRYRENYTRELQMHPSELRASQSMMGPDSAPAVKLSEQVQGSSVVPIHAAPKAVPPKVLQGAIPSGHIPKPVILPDYIAKYPTIRSDEERDQYRAVFNDQYAEYKELHSEVQNTLKKFDEMDAMMRSLPQNPTSQMEVDRINRILQDYQRKKNDPTFLEKKERCEYLKSKLSHIKQKIQEYDKVMEWNDGYS, from the exons ATGTCCTATGGAGGAGGCTTTTACGGACGCACTGAGCGCGTCCAGCAGGGACCCCACTATGACCAGGTCCCTCAGGGCTCTTTACCCCGAGCAGACTTTGACGATCTTCCGCCGTTGAGGGAGCAGAGAGCGCCCCGCCTCGCTCAGAGCTCcgaccccctccctcctccgcctctGCCGGACCAGCCACCCGTGGGCCCCGAGTTCGATCCCAGCGGCAGCGAGGACAACGCCGACCCCGACCCTGACCCCGCCCTCGACATTAAACCCGTCCACCGCTTCATACCGGACTCCTGGAAGGACTTCTTCAGAGGGAGCAACCGCAGCAGCAACAAGCCCTGGTCCATGTCGGCCTCCtctcagaacaacaacaacagcaccacCGAGGGGGTCCGCTGCTCGCCTCCAGCGTCCCCGTCTCTCCCCGGATCGTACCGCGATCCTTATGGCGGCTCAGGCGGCAGCTACAACTCGCGTAAAGAGCTTCTGGAGCTACGAGACGCCCATGAGTCCGTGTCAGGGCGCACCTACCGCACAGGTCTGACCTACAGCGAGCGAGTGGAGGAGTACCATCAGCGCTACGCCTACATGAAGTCCTGGCCGGGGCTGCTGAGGATTCTGGGATGCGTGGAGCTCCTGCTGGGAGCAGCCGTGTTCGCCTGCGTCTGCGCCTACATCCACAAAGACAACGAGTGGTTCAACATGTTTGGATACTCGTCGCCTGGAGGAGCGTACGCAGGAGGTCTCTACGGCGGCGGCACAGGTGGGAGCTACTACACCGGACCCAAGACCCCGTTTGTGTTGGTGGTGGCAGGACTGGCCTGGTTGGTGACTGTGATAATGTTGGTGCTGGGGATGACCATGTACTACCGCACCATCCTGCTGGACTCCAGCTGGTGGCCTCTGACCGAGTTCACCATCAACCTGGCGCTGGCGGTGCTCTACCTGTCTGCAG GCATCGTTTACGTCCGAGACACGACCCGCGGAGGACTCTGCTCCTACCCGGTCTTCAACAACGGCATCAACGGGGCGTTCTGCCGAACGGAGGCGGGCCAGACGGCCGCCATCATCTTCCTGTTCGTCACCATGGTCGTTTATCTGATCGGAGCCATGGTCTGTCTCAAGCTGTGGAGGCATGAAGCTGCTCGCAGATACCGGGAGAACTACACCCGAGAG CTACAGATGCATCCCTCCGAGCTCCGAGCGTCACAGTCCATG ATGGGTCCAGATTCGGCTCCTGCAGTCAAGCTTTCAGAACAGGTCCAGGGATCCTCGGTGGTTCCGATCCACGCTGCTCCCAAAGCCGTCCCACCAAAGGTTCTGCAGGGAGCGATACCTTCAGGACACATCCCAAAACCCGTTATTCTGCCGGATTACATCGC tAAGTACCCGACGATCCGGTCAGACGAGGAGCGGGACCAGTACCGGGCCGTGTTTAACGACCAGTACGCCGAGTACAAGGAGCTGCACTCGGAGGTGCAGAACACCCTCAAGAAGTTCGACGAGATGGACGCCATGATGCGCAGTCTGCCTCAGAACCCGACCAGCCAGATG GAGGTTGATCGCATCAACAGAATCCTTCAGGACTaccagaggaagaaaaat GACCCGACGTTCCTGGAGAAGAAGGAGCGCTGCGAGTACCTGAAGAGCAAACTGTCGCACATCAAACAGAAGATCCAGGAGTACGATAAAGTCATGGAGTGGAACGACGGATACAGCTAA